CTTTAAACTGATGTGTTACCAGTGTGGTTAATGGTTTACACTTATATATGACTATAGGTGTAAACACATTAACAATGCATAAATAAACACTCGGGAGATCCATTTTATAACATCTGGTGATGGTGTTGTGCATGAAATGAGTCTtatttctacaatgtttttctctttctttacaGGATGGAAGACAacgaaaagaaagaaagaagactgTCTCATTCAGCAGCATGCCCACTGAGAAGAAGATTAGCCGGGTCAGCGACTGCATCAGCGCCATGGTGGATGGCTCGGAGCTGAAAAAAGTGCGATCCAATTCACGCGTTTATCACCGCTACTTTCTTCTTGACGCCGACATGCAATCATTGAGATGGGAGCCAACCAAGAAGGAGTCTGAAAAGGCAAAAATTGATGTGAAGTCCATCAAGGAGGTTCGGACCGGCAAGAATACGGACACTTTTAGAACTAACGGCACATATGATCAGATATCAGAAGATTGTGCTTTTTCAATCATTTTTGGGGAGAATTATGAGTCCCTGGACTTGGTGGCAAACACAGCAGATGTAGCCAACATATGGGTGACGGGTCTGAGGTACCTGATCTCTTATGGGAAGCATACCTTGAATATGATCGAGAGCAGCCAGAACAACTTGCGCTCATCTTGGTTAAGTGACCTTTTCGATGAAGAAGACGTTAACCACAACAGACAGATAGCAATATGTACTGCCGTGCAGCTAATTAAGAAACTAAACCCAGgacttaaaaatgtgaaaatagaaCTGAAGTTCAAGGAGTTCCACAAAGCTCAAGACAAAAGTGGGTCTGATGTGACAAAAGATGAGTTTGCCGAAGTCTTTCATGATCTTTGCACAAGACcagagatttattttctttttgttcagttttccaGTAATAAGGAGTTTCTTGATACCAAGGACTTAATGATATTTCTGGAGGCAGAGCAGGGAATGGCTCAGGTCAGTGAAGACACCAGCTTAGAAGTCATTCACAACTATGAACCATCCAAAGAGGGCCAACTAAAGGGGTGGCTCTCTCTTGATGGGTTCTCTAACTACCTTATGTCTTCAGAGTGCCATATTTTTGACCCTGAGCACAAATCCGTTTGCCAAGACATGAACCAGCCTCTGTCTCACTACTACATCAACGCATCCCACAACACGTACCTGATAGAGGATCAGTTCCGGGGTCCTTCAGATGTGACGGGGTATATTCGTGCTCTGAAGATGGGTTGTCGCTGTGTGGAGCTGGATGTGTGGGACGGGTCTGATAATGAGCCCGTTATCTATACTGGTCACACGATGACATCACAGATTGTTTTCCACAGCGTCATTGACGTCATCAACAAGTATGCCTTCGTTGCCTCTGATTTTCCACTGATACTGTGTTTAGAAAACCATTGTTCTGTAAAGCAGCAGAAAGTCATGTTTCAGCATCTGAAGAAGATCCTTGGAGACAGGATCCACATAGATCCTCCAAAGCTCGAGGAATGTTACCTACCGTCTCCATCTGAGCTGAAGGGAAAGATTCTGCTGAAGGGAAAGAAGCTGGGAACAGCCTGCACAGCGTCAGAAGGTGAAGTGACAGATGAGGATGAGGGCGCAGAGATGTCTCAAAGGATGAGCATCGATTCTGCAGAGCAGCAGACCAATGCTCATAAAAAGATCCCACTGCTTAAGGACCTATCGGATCTGGTGACGCTGTGTAAATCCGTGGAGTTCAATGACTTTCCAACATCTTTCCAAAACCAGAAGCCCTGGGAGCTCTGCTCTTTCAATGAAGTGTTTGCCACTCGCTGTGCGTGTGATTTTCCAGGAGACTTTGTTAACTACAACAAGAAGTTTCTTGCACGAGTTTACCCGAGCCCAATGCGAATTGACTCTAGCAACATGAATCCACAAGATTTCTGGAAATGTGGCTGCCAGATTGTAGCCATGAACTACCAGACTCCAGGGCTGATGATGGATTTGAACATCGGTTGGTTCCGTCAGAATGGTAACTGTGGCTATGTTCTTCGTCCAGCCATCATGAGGGAGCAAGTCTCATATTTTAGTGCCAACACAAAAGATTCAGTGCCTGGGGTTTCCCCACAGCTCTTGCACATAAAGATAATCAGTGGACAAAATTTCCCCAAACCTAAGGGCTCAGGTGCTAAAGGAGATGTGGTGGATCCCTATGTGTATGTAGAAATACACGGCATTCCTGCAGACTGTGCAGAACAGAGGACTAAAACGGTCCACCAGAATGGTGACAACCCGTTGTTTGATGAGAGCTTTGAGTTTCAGATAAACCTCCCTGAGCTCACAATGGTGCGCTTCGTGGTTTTAGACGATGACTATATTGGGGACGAGTTTATTGGCCAGTATACGATCCCTTTTGAGTGCCTCCAGCCCGGTTTCCGCCATGTTCCACTGCAGTCTCTGACAGGAGAGGTGCTGCCACATACTTTGCTTTTTGTGCACGTTGCCATGACCAATCGTAGAGGAGGAGGAAAGCCACACAAAAGAGGACTGTCTGTAAGGAAAGGCAAAAGGAGCAGAGAGTACACTAGTATGAGAGTGTTGCAGATCAAGGATGTCGATGAGGTCTTTAAAACAGCCCTGTTGCCCCTCAGGGAGGCCACAGACCTCCGAGAAAACATGCAGGTAAGGCGCATAACTGAATCCAATTTTTGGGTTTTACTGAAAATTCTCTGGCTCCTTGTGAGAATTAGTTAGTCAGTAATGTCACAGATACAGATGATTGGCCACAGTCTCATTGACAGAATGCGTGACAACttgaaataatttatattttaagtcCACTTGTGtatgacatttattttctataaattttaacattgttttcttCCAAACTGCTGTGAGGAGAGTCCCCTGGTGCAGTTTGCAGCAGTACGGGCCTTTCTGTCTGCTGATGCAGCACAAACAAATTCACAAAGGTACTCCAATTATTGGCTGGTTACAACAAAGCTACAGTTTCTACACAAACTTGGGGGTTGAAGCATCTGATTCCCTGCTAAATGAGGCAGGTTCCAAAACGTTTTCAGAGTTTTTAAAGGCCAAAATGGTCGAAAGTCTGGAAGGGCTTTAAATTATGCAATGATAAAGAGAGGTTAGGTACACTGTGAGTTTTATTATAAACTACAGTAGCTTAAGAGAACTAGGAGGCACTGATGAACCAGTAAAAAAGCCACCTTTAGAGCATCATCTTGAGTTTTCTTTCCTCCTATTCCCACTGTTGAAGCATTGTCTATTTGCTGGACTAGAAGAACAGCTTTCATCAGGGGCTATGGTTGGGCTGATACAACTGTGAGTGCCATGTTGCAGGCCAAATCCAGTTTCACTCCTCACCGCTCATTCTTTGCATATAGAACAATATCCGAAGCTTTGAGCATCTCACGGCACCATTAAATCCATCATCCCAAAATGTAAACCGTATGGAACAACTgccaacctaccaagacatggccgtctaTCTAAACACCATGGCAGTTTAGGTCCTAGGCTGacagactggaagaaaaaatgtGTGTTGTGAAAATTAATGTTGCACCTTGCCACCAAgtgaaagctggtcagagttgatggaaatatTAATTAAGCTAAATacatagtttagatcaaagcattagaatggcccagttaaagtctaGACACAAAACCAATAGAAAATCTGTGTCAGATTTTGACAATTGATATATTCATATATGCCATCGATCTAGCTTTgcagctattttacaaagaatggaCAAACAGTTTCAAAAAACAGAGTTAATCATGGTAAAgtcatgattttaaaaaaggagCCATTACTTTGAACCAAGGACTTGGTTGTTTTGAATagcctgttttcttttaataaattaaatcataatttaagtACTGTCACTGTCTATTAAAATGAGTTTGATCTTAATCatgcaaatgaaaaacaaaaaagacaattaTAAGTGGACAAACAATTTTTCCCAGCACTGTATGCCTTTAGGTTAAGATATCGGTAGCAGCTACAGCTCAAGGCATTACTGCAGGCCCCGCACAGCCAtcatttttcattcttttccaCTAAATTGTCGATATTAATAgcatatttagaaaataatcaatCTGTATATGAGTGCTTCTCTATTTGTCCAAAACGCTATCCTTTTCAGGATCTAATAGCTAGTGTTTAACCGCACTACTAATCCTGACTAGATTAACCTGGTGCAGTTAAAATAGACCATCAGAACAGCTAGTGTTAGACTACCATTTGACTGAAGGTTTAATGAGGAAACAGGAAAATATTGTCACATTTTTCCAGCAAACATTTTcccatacattttaattagaatCTCTAATGGAATGTAAATCAGTTTAGGACATCTAGCCATACTATGTTTGGCACCATGTTACTTCAGGCGTTATTTTAGACGGTATTTTGATCATCCTTTTTATGTTGCTGCATTGTGAGATAACAAGCCAGCAGCTGTGAGACTCTAACACATCTTGATTGCTCCGTCACAGTTTGTCCCTGTGGTTGTTTATGTTGGGGTTAAATTTGGCCTTTCACAagaatttagggttttcatggGTGTATGTTTCCTTTCCACTTGATGCATTTGTCAGTTCAGAAGGATTGTGTGCTTTGGAGCAGCTAACAAGTGCCAAAATGAAAGTTCTCACAGGCGATGACAGCCTCCAGCCTCTCCCTCTGTTACAGAGCTGCTCTTTGGAGACctggttttacttttttaatacaGCTGAAATAAAGATTTTAGCCTGTATGAATGCAAATTTTCTTGTGTTACTCAGTTTTGCatgttacaggggttggacaatgaaactgaaacacctgtaattttagtgtgtgaggtttcatggctaaattggaccagcctggtagccactCTTCAtcgattgcacattgcaccagtaagagcagagtgtgaaggttcaattagcagggtaagagcacagttttgctcaaaatattgaaatgcacacaacattatgggtgacataccagagttcaaaagaggacaaattgttggtgcacgtcttgctggcgcatctgtgaccaagacagcaagtctttgtgatgtatcaagagccacagtatccagggtaacgtCAGCATACCActaagaaggatgaaccacatccaacaggattaaatgtggacacaagaggaagctgtctgaaagggatgttcgggtgctaacccggattgtatccaaaaaacaaaaccacggctgcccaaatcacggcagaattaaatgtgcacctcaactctcctgtttccaccagaactgtccgtcgggagctccacagggtcaatatacacggccgggctgctatagccaaaactttggtcactcatgccaatgccaaacgtcggtttcaatggtgcaaggagcacaaatcttgggctgtgggcaatgtgaaacatgtattgttttctaatgagtccacctttattgttttccccacatctgggagagttacggcgTTGAGAAGCCCcgaagaagcgtaccacccagactgttgcatgcccagagtgaagcatgggggtggatcagtgatggtttgggctgccatatcatggcaatcccttggcccaatacttgtgctagatgggcgcgtcactgccaaggactaccgaaccattcttgaggaccatgtgcatccaatggttcaaacattgtattctgaaggcggtgccatgtatcaggatgacaatgcaccaatacacacagcaagactggtgaaagattggtttgatgaacatgaaagtgaagttgaacatctcccatggcctgcacagtcaccagatctaaatattattgagccactttggggtattttggaggagtgagtcaggaaacgttttcctccaccagtatcacgtagtgacctggccactatcctgcaagaaaaatggcttaaaatccctctgaccactgtgcaggacttgtatatgtcattcccaagacgaattgacgctgtattggccgcaaaaggaggccctacaccatactaataaattattgtggtctaaaaccaggtgtttcagtttcattgtccaacccctgtatgttgccTTGTATTCCAATATAAATCAGTTAAAATGAATTTTAGACCATCTGTAATTTGTCTCCTCAGAATGCCATAGTGGCCTTTAAAGAGCTCTGTGGCCTTTCAGCTGTGGCCAACCTCAAGCAGTGCATCTTGGCTCTTTCCCCTCGACTGACAGGACCCGACAACAGCCCACTGCTGGTGTTTAACCTGAATGACCAGTACCCTAACCTGGAATTTCAAGGCCTGCTCCCAGAGGTCCTGAAAAAGGTCGTCACCACCTACGATATGGTGAGTAATGGTCAGGACAAACAGTTCATTCATCAGCTCAGATTCACAACCTTAAAGAAATTAAGAACTCTAAAAAAAATGAAGCAGCAACAAATTCTTCTTCCTGTTTCTTTTGCAAGTATCTGTtaatggaaagaaaacaaactgtccttGGAACTTTAGTTTGGTTATGTATGAATCTCCCACTTTGATTCCTATTCGATCGGTATCTTGCCTTCACCTAATATAATAGGGACATTAGGTAATAGGGCTGGAACTCGGTTAAGTAATACAATCAATGTTAAAAAGTTATATAACGTCCCACTGAGGCCATTACAAATATTACAGTTAACGGAACATGTTCTTTGGCTCATGgtgaacaaaaaagaaagacgATACGACTGAGCCAGGCACACaattaaaactaaactgaacatgtttgtttcaattaattgTCATGTTTCAATTATCAGTTTTCaagaaattgaaataaaatactttcattaaaaaaataacactctTTTAGTCATTGTTCAATGCATTAGGTCCCAacaaaattatctttttttattaagttATAAAACCTTTCAAATCCGACCAGTCTGACCAGAGTTCATACTGCTGGTATTAAATGAAGCTGTAATGGAAAGCAGCATgtcgtaaaaaaaaaacttgctgcTGCCTCAGACTTTAAGAGGGAAAGCACAACCAATTCGTTTTGCAACAGTTAATTGCTTgtaaaagctgtgaataaaaaaataaaacacaattgcGTGCCGCCTATACTTACTGTGCTATTTTTGCATCACCCGTAGTCCCTTCAGGACTGAAAGATGAGTGCATTTAAAGATGTACAATGTTAAAATGACCTAGATGCAGACTGATTAAGGTGGCTCGCTCTGCTCGGTTCATACTTAAAGTGAAATGCTGGGTAATTAGCTTCGATGGTGACAACCTGGCAGTTGTTTCTAGGTAAATATCAAAGAGATATAAGAAAGTATTTCGGTGCTGTAAAGTTGCAGGCCTTGGTCATTAGCAGAGATCAGAATGTTATTGTGAAACAACCAGCAGCCCAAGGAAACCATATATACCATGAATGCCAtcagaaataagaaaaagagctaaataatttacaagtttggattAGAAAAACCTTGATCATAATTTGGTGGCCAGTTTCCAAATCTTTAAGCTGACGATACAGATTCTTACCTATTTCTTATTCTCCTGATGATCGGCAAACGGGTTGTGTCACATCACTTGTGTCATAATGAAACGGGGTTaaactgatatttaaaaaaaaggcgaAATTATTACAGAGGCAACATCTTAATTGGCTTTGGTCTCTTAAATTGGTGATTAGTTTATTTGTTATTGCAAAAACAGTGGCTCTGTGTGTATAGCTTGGAGAAAGATTCTTCCCTTAACTGTTTTCCAAAAGGTtgtcaacatttccaaatttaGCATGTTCCACGacagttttaaagtttaaaatgataaaacaaagcAACTTTGCTTTAacatgttcagccttcctgttgtctgctgaaagtcttgctctctcttgctAATTTGCACGCTGAAAGTCTAAAAAGCATCATGAATAAAATTATGCAATATTACCACTCAGtgttatgtttgagaaccaaggttcATCTTAAGGAAGTTGGACTTGGAACTAATTAAGATCAAACATTGGCATATCTCCAAACTACCAATCAGAATTCAAAACCAGAGATagataaaacataatttaataaacattttaataaactaatattttaaagaatgatttgctgaataaaaaaaaacaaccttctggGTAATTAACTCTGAGtgttgtttaattagctgtccttattcagtaaaatcatatttaaggaaatatgttctagattggaaactaataaCATTTCTGGATGAGTGATTTTTAATGTCttaactagccatcacatgGAGTAACAGACTACGAAAATGATGACAATTAACTTATATTTACTCTCATAATATGGCACCGAGTTGTGTATAAAGATTTGACTTTACTGCCGCTACCCGTTAGCAGTTTTAACTAACAAAGGAAAGCATATAACTTTAAAGTGAAACGTGTACCTTGAAATACCATAATACAAAGATTAATATGCGTATGAGAGCTGACGATGCATTATGGCCgatttgtgtttaaaacaacccattaaataaagtttttcttaactttaaaacaaaacagaacaaataactAGCCTcaatgaagttgaacatctcccatggcctgcacagtcaccagatctaaatattattgatccactttgggatgttttggaggagcgagtcaggaaacgttttcctccaccaggatcacgtagtgacctggccactatcctgcaagaagaatggcttaaaattcctctgaccactgtgcatgacttgtatatgtcattcccaagatgaattgacactgtattggccgcaaaaggaggccctataccatactaataaattattgtggtctaaaaccaggtgtttcagtttcattgtccaacccctgtacctctTCACGttagctgagcagatagcctgcttgCACTTAAAATAGCTTAGCTTTCACAccccaaacaaagaaaaacatcttgaaCTAATcaacatttagattatttcatcaaAAAACTTTCTCTGgccaaacaccacctcttacatgaaccatTTTGAAGCAGGAGGTCCAAAGGCTGCTGGTTTGGAAACGATGTGGCGGGCAAGAACAAATAAACGTAGCAGCTCCTCTCAGTAGCAGCGGGGGTCGGGCTGCATTGGCGTGCAGAACTGCGGTTCCAATACCTTTTTCTCCAGGACGTGGGGGAAACCGCTTCCCTCTTTGTGATTAAAGatggtctctgctgggaactctctgcaACACAGGACAATGAGGTTCGGCCAGCAAACTGCTTTTGTTAGGGATTCCATGACAACACGGGAGTTCCAGCTGTGACTTCTCCTAGCTGGGCTGAGCTAGAAGTTTTTAGTGTTGTATTTGAAGGTGCAGAGAGGTTCCTACCAGCAtctttgtgtacagttcagagtccatgttttATCCATGTTTTTATCCATGTCTGGGGGCACAACATTAAGCAGCATCTCACTAAGGCTGGAATTGGTTAAGTTTGATTATTCTTTACTCATTTACAGTGTCAACACTGAAGAGCATTGTCGTTTGCATGGCCTAGCATGCCTTGGTATGGTGTCTTCACTGACCAGAagaaaatgattatttttattttgaccagACCCATTTCACTTCAGGGCCAATCAAGCTGAAAACCATGTTTAACTTTCCATAAGAATACATAGGAGAAACACAAGTTAACTTTGTGTCCAAACTGCCTATTCCATTTCTAAAAGATGAAATCTGAATTTCTGAAAGAATTATGTTTGTAAAACAGTTATTTAAATGAGACTTGAATCTTTAAAGAAAAGCTTAGTTCTGTTTGGTTTTAGAGATGGATTGTTCCCTGTTTGtattcaaatataaaaaaaaaaaatctggttttCATGGTTTTTGAAGGATAGAGATAAAAAAGACCCGACCATAAGCCACACacttattttaaatatacagtGTAGGTTTTTTAATGAGACATGGAAAATGAGGAGAAAgttagaaaatgtaaaagtgtcTGCATTTATTTCAACTTTGACTTCGTAGTTGTATGAACTCTGATTTAGGGATTCTGTTGAAGTATGTCATAAAAACTTGGTGGGCTTTCACACCCCGACTGTCACAAAATCTGGGCCTCatttgtttcctgtttcttttaaaaggtGTTTATACTCAGTGAAATGTCAGATCATGGTTCAAAATAACATGGTCTGattcatgtttttacttttagtaCATAATTAAAGTTCAGTCTTTGTAAATGGAATGAATTTTACAGCTTGCATCTACAACCTTTCTTAACCTTCTGCTTTACACATTCATATCACATACTGTTGGTGGCCAGAATCTTGTTGAGTTTTAGTGGGACTTGTGAAGTTGTAATGCCATCTGGACTGACTAACAGATTTTTACTGGTGTACCCTGCAAAGAAGGGGCAATTACTGTAATAATGAATATTGTGTATTAATGCTGTACATGGCAGCTACTGTATAGATAACAGCAGAGCTTGTTTCCAGATAATTATACTCACTGCAAAACCTATGCTCCAGTATTACTAGCTGCCAAAGACACGTTTTTGTTACCTGACATACGTGTGTAACTCTTGCTTGTATTTATCAATACTGATCAGAGATTTTAAATGCTGGTCGGtgttgtttaaaattaaaataaaaaatctaattagACTGGTGTTTTTGAGACATGTATTTGTAAGACTAATGACTGTTAGTGTAGGTAAGTGCAATAAGTGCATCTGCACTGGAATCCCCCACAGACAACGATAAAGTGAAGATGTGTTTAGGAATGTAGGGATATTAGTCCATGGTATCCTGCATACTTTGTGTTAATGGATGATTGTTTGAACTACTGTTGCCTTTTTAATCATCTTGAACCAATCAGCTCATTTTCCTCTGTCCTCTTCCACTACCTCTCTTCATCCACACAACTGCTGCTCACttggtattttcttttttttttggaccattttccttaaacctgagagatggttgTGCCTAAAAATTCCACCAGAttatttttctcaaattattttTGTAGTCTGGCTGTAAAAAACCAAACCAGTTCTTGTGTAGAATCCGTTAGGGCTGGCTCTGGCATCAACTCTGGTTTTGCACTGTAATTGGGTTGgtggaacaaaaaaacaaaatgtggtaCACTGAAAGGGGTTTCTCTTTTGTAGGAAAATTCCACAGATATCGATTTACAATTAAGGACTAAGGGGTTCAACTTGAAGTCTAGGAGCTAAGGTAACACAAGGAAATGGTGCTGAAGTCAAGAATCTCTTACAAGAGATGctcatttattaataatttctcTTTTCCCTTGAACATTTCTTTACGCTTAGCCATTTGAACATTTGATTTCATACTTAAGATTTGGACTGTATGTAACATGTACTACTTAAATTAAGAATTGTATCACCAACCTAACATGTGAGTAATAACAGTCATAGACATGACCATAGTAGTTAAGGGGTAGTTTTTAGTTTCCAAATAAAGCCCTGTCCACCCTTACTTAAAAAACATGCCTCTTCTATATATATTCAAGACACTGCGTGTGCTGTGAAGACAGTAATTTCTTGACCCATCAGGAAGGTAATCACAGCTTCTAAGTGCTGCAACCGCAGCTGCTGAGATACAACCACTTTGTTATTACTGCTCACAGAATAACCCAGTGATTCAAGTTACAGGGCTTGTGTAACTGTCTGCCCAACAGCATCCAACAACTGGTCATGGACTGTGTAaatatactgtaaaaaaaaggGGGATGATGGGTTTGTTTTCAAAAGATGTTTATATTGTCTCAGCTGATTGATGTCAAGTTTAAAACTTTCACAATTTCAGTAGTTTTGAATACTTGGAAACCACATTAGTTTTCTC
This genomic stretch from Girardinichthys multiradiatus isolate DD_20200921_A chromosome 3, DD_fGirMul_XY1, whole genome shotgun sequence harbors:
- the LOC124865451 gene encoding inactive phospholipase C-like protein 2 isoform X1, which encodes MAEFGEDRRLPPVNFGHATVPSDEAAGKTHCEVSVLNGDCGISENMMCSDSPLRPGSQTGAENANTTVGPDAKSDIPRRSSIIKDGRQRKERKKTVSFSSMPTEKKISRVSDCISAMVDGSELKKVRSNSRVYHRYFLLDADMQSLRWEPTKKESEKAKIDVKSIKEVRTGKNTDTFRTNGTYDQISEDCAFSIIFGENYESLDLVANTADVANIWVTGLRYLISYGKHTLNMIESSQNNLRSSWLSDLFDEEDVNHNRQIAICTAVQLIKKLNPGLKNVKIELKFKEFHKAQDKSGSDVTKDEFAEVFHDLCTRPEIYFLFVQFSSNKEFLDTKDLMIFLEAEQGMAQVSEDTSLEVIHNYEPSKEGQLKGWLSLDGFSNYLMSSECHIFDPEHKSVCQDMNQPLSHYYINASHNTYLIEDQFRGPSDVTGYIRALKMGCRCVELDVWDGSDNEPVIYTGHTMTSQIVFHSVIDVINKYAFVASDFPLILCLENHCSVKQQKVMFQHLKKILGDRIHIDPPKLEECYLPSPSELKGKILLKGKKLGTACTASEGEVTDEDEGAEMSQRMSIDSAEQQTNAHKKIPLLKDLSDLVTLCKSVEFNDFPTSFQNQKPWELCSFNEVFATRCACDFPGDFVNYNKKFLARVYPSPMRIDSSNMNPQDFWKCGCQIVAMNYQTPGLMMDLNIGWFRQNGNCGYVLRPAIMREQVSYFSANTKDSVPGVSPQLLHIKIISGQNFPKPKGSGAKGDVVDPYVYVEIHGIPADCAEQRTKTVHQNGDNPLFDESFEFQINLPELTMVRFVVLDDDYIGDEFIGQYTIPFECLQPGFRHVPLQSLTGEVLPHTLLFVHVAMTNRRGGGKPHKRGLSVRKGKRSREYTSMRVLQIKDVDEVFKTALLPLREATDLRENMQNAIVAFKELCGLSAVANLKQCILALSPRLTGPDNSPLLVFNLNDQYPNLEFQGLLPEVLKKVVTTYDMMIQTSKTLLESSDSVYDRILQTQKAAMEFHENLHDLAVKEGLKGRKLHKAVESFTWNITILKGQADLLKHARSEVQENLKQIHYSALTCNLSKGGAVGGSSGSTDSKSRRSMEAIPEKAMGEEELTDEEN
- the LOC124865451 gene encoding inactive phospholipase C-like protein 2 isoform X2, whose amino-acid sequence is MAEFGEDRRLPPVNFGHATVPSDEAAGKTHCEVSVLNGDCGISENMMCSDSPLRPGSQTGAENANTTVGPDAKSDIPRRSSIIKDGRQRKERKKTVSFSSMPTEKKISRVSDCISAMVDGSELKKVRSNSRVYHRYFLLDADMQSLRWEPTKKESEKAKIDVKSIKEVRTGKNTDTFRTNGTYDQISEDCAFSIIFGENYESLDLVANTADVANIWVTGLRYLISYGKHTLNMIESSQNNLRSSWLSDLFDEEDVNHNRQIAICTAVQLIKKLNPGLKNVKIELKFKEFHKAQDKSGSDVTKDEFAEVFHDLCTRPEIYFLFVQFSSNKEFLDTKDLMIFLEAEQGMAQVSEDTSLEVIHNYEPSKEGQLKGWLSLDGFSNYLMSSECHIFDPEHKSVCQDMNQPLSHYYINASHNTYLIEDQFRGPSDVTGYIRALKMGCRCVELDVWDGSDNEPVIYTGHTMTSQIVFHSVIDVINKYAFVASDFPLILCLENHCSVKQQKVMFQHLKKILGDRIHIDPPKLEECYLPSPSELKGKILLKGKKLGTACTASEGEVTDEDEGAEMSQRMSIDSAEQQTNAHKKIPLLKDLSDLVTLCKSVEFNDFPTSFQNQKPWELCSFNEVFATRCACDFPGDFVNYNKKFLARVYPSPMRIDSSNMNPQDFWKCGCQIVAMNYQTPGLMMDLNIGWFRQNGNCGYVLRPAIMREQVSYFSANTKDSVPGVSPQLLHIKIISGQNFPKPKGSGAKGDVVDPYVYVEIHGIPADCAEQRTKTVHQNGDNPLFDESFEFQINLPELTMVRFVVLDDDYIGDEFIGQYTIPFECLQPGFRHVPLQSLTGEVLPHTLLFVHVAMTNRRGGGKPHKRGLSVRKGKRSREYTSMRVLQIKDVDEVFKTALLPLREATDLRENMQNAIVAFKELCGLSAVANLKQCILALSPRLTGPDNSPLLVFNLNDQYPNLEFQGLLPEVLKKVVTTYDMMIQTSKTLLESSDSVYDRILQTQKAAGSD